The Comamonas sp. GB3 AK4-5 genome includes a region encoding these proteins:
- a CDS encoding branched-chain amino acid ABC transporter substrate-binding protein, with translation MAQEVIKIGHIGPVSGPQAHFGKDDENGVRMAIEDLNAKGMEIGGKKVKFQLVAEDDSADPKQGTAASQKLCDDKVAGAVAFVNSGVAIPSSKIFNDCGIPMITGAATNPALTKPGYKTTYRVIANDNALGAALANYAAKTLGLKQVAVIDDRTAYGQGLADVFKKEVEKLGVKVVATEFTNDKATDFMAILTSIKAKKPQGIFYGGMYGQAGPMLRQMAQLGLTDVKYFGGDGICVVELAKVAAGAKPLENVVCAEGGSSLAKMPGGAEWKKRYDAKYPGQFQVYSPYFYDATMLMADAMKRANSADPKVYLPFLQKTDYQGVTAKIAFEPNGEMKNPSYTLSRYVGGNKQPLE, from the coding sequence ATGGCTCAGGAGGTCATCAAAATCGGTCACATCGGCCCCGTCTCGGGCCCGCAGGCCCATTTCGGCAAGGACGATGAAAACGGCGTGCGCATGGCCATTGAGGACCTCAATGCCAAGGGCATGGAAATCGGCGGCAAAAAGGTCAAGTTCCAATTGGTGGCCGAAGACGACAGCGCCGACCCCAAGCAGGGCACGGCGGCTTCGCAGAAGCTGTGCGACGACAAGGTGGCCGGCGCCGTGGCCTTTGTGAACTCGGGCGTGGCCATTCCCTCGTCCAAGATCTTCAATGACTGCGGCATTCCCATGATCACGGGTGCGGCCACCAACCCCGCGTTGACCAAGCCCGGCTACAAGACCACTTACCGCGTCATTGCCAACGACAACGCCCTGGGCGCTGCGCTGGCCAATTACGCTGCCAAGACCCTGGGTCTGAAGCAGGTCGCCGTGATCGACGACCGTACGGCCTATGGTCAAGGCCTGGCCGATGTGTTCAAAAAGGAAGTTGAAAAACTGGGCGTGAAAGTGGTGGCCACCGAGTTCACCAACGACAAGGCCACCGACTTCATGGCCATCCTGACCTCGATCAAGGCCAAAAAGCCCCAGGGCATCTTCTACGGCGGCATGTATGGCCAGGCCGGCCCCATGCTGCGCCAGATGGCCCAGCTGGGCCTGACCGATGTGAAGTATTTCGGGGGCGACGGCATCTGCGTGGTGGAGCTGGCCAAGGTGGCAGCGGGTGCCAAGCCGCTGGAGAACGTGGTCTGTGCCGAAGGCGGCTCTTCGCTGGCCAAGATGCCTGGCGGCGCGGAGTGGAAGAAGCGCTATGACGCCAAGTACCCCGGCCAGTTCCAGGTCTACAGCCCCTACTTCTACGACGCCACCATGCTGATGGCCGACGCCATGAAGCGCGCCAACTCGGCCGACCCCAAGGTCTATCTGCCGTTCCTGCAAAAGACCGACTACCAGGGCGTGACCGCCAAGATCGCGTTCGAGCCGAATGGCGAAATGAAGAATCCGAGCTACACACTCAGCCGCTATGTGGGCGGCAACAAGCAGCCGCTGGAATAA
- a CDS encoding SDR family oxidoreductase gives MPSNQNPLGALPARFRRTRLLIVGCGDVGLRVARDLQTSPSGRHGVRVLALTSSAERAPALRATGITPLQGNLDQPATLARLAGLGQRVLHLAPPPAEGAGPKAWWRDPRTEHLLQALARRTPPQALVYMSTTGVYGDCEGSWVDETRALAPGTARGQRRANAERALRGWALQTGARASVLRVPGIYALDREGGTPVARLRKGQPVLQAGDDVYTNHIQADDLARACLAALWRGRPQRAVHASDDSELHMGDYFDLAADLSGLPRLPRISLAEAKGSLPLSMLSFMGESRRLRNQRLKTELRLRLRYPTVVQGLAGLSAQSG, from the coding sequence GTGCCTTCAAACCAAAATCCTCTCGGGGCGCTGCCAGCGCGCTTTCGCCGTACGCGCTTGCTGATTGTGGGCTGCGGCGACGTGGGCCTGCGCGTGGCGCGTGACCTCCAAACCAGTCCCTCGGGCCGCCACGGCGTGCGTGTGCTGGCGCTGACCAGCAGCGCCGAGCGCGCCCCCGCATTGCGCGCCACCGGCATCACGCCGCTGCAGGGCAATCTGGACCAGCCCGCCACCCTGGCCCGGCTGGCGGGGCTGGGCCAGCGCGTGCTGCACCTGGCACCGCCGCCGGCCGAAGGTGCGGGCCCCAAGGCCTGGTGGCGCGACCCGCGCACCGAGCACCTGCTGCAGGCCCTGGCGCGGCGCACACCGCCCCAGGCCCTGGTCTATATGTCCACCACGGGCGTGTATGGCGATTGCGAGGGCAGCTGGGTGGATGAAACCCGTGCCCTGGCCCCCGGAACGGCCCGTGGCCAGCGCCGGGCCAATGCCGAGCGTGCGCTGCGTGGCTGGGCGCTGCAGACCGGTGCCCGCGCCAGCGTGTTGCGCGTGCCCGGCATCTATGCGCTGGACCGCGAAGGTGGCACGCCGGTGGCGCGGCTGCGCAAGGGCCAGCCCGTGCTGCAGGCAGGCGATGACGTCTACACCAACCATATCCAGGCCGATGACCTGGCCCGCGCCTGCCTGGCTGCACTGTGGCGGGGCAGGCCGCAGCGCGCCGTGCATGCCAGCGATGACAGCGAGCTGCACATGGGCGACTACTTCGATCTGGCGGCCGATCTCAGCGGCCTGCCACGTCTGCCACGCATCAGCCTGGCCGAAGCCAAGGGCAGTCTGCCGCTGTCCATGCTGAGCTTCATGGGCGAGTCGCGCCGCTTGCGCAACCAGCGGCTGAAGACCGAGCTGCGCCTGCGCCTGCGCTACCCCACCGTGGTGCAGGGGCTGGCAGGGCTGTCGGCCCAATCCGGGTGA
- a CDS encoding CDP-6-deoxy-delta-3,4-glucoseen reductase translates to MTDSAILPHQITVQPSGRQFATQGAETILAAAIRSGVGLPYGCKDGACGSCKCKKISGAVVHDSHSDKALTPEEEAQGFVLTCRATPQSDVVLESRQVTDVNAFPIKKLPVRVAALNPLSHDVMQLKLQLPASEKFRYYAGQYIEFILRDGSRRAYSMATAPHLQETAPGVELHIRHMAGGKFTDHVFAGMKEKDILRVEGPFGSFFLREDSSKPMVMLASGTGFAPVKALIEHIRHQGITRPVALYWGGRRPADLYMHAWLQEQAASLPSLTYVPVVSDALAEDGWTGRTGLVHQAVLDDFADLSGHEVYACGAPVMVDTARSSYTAQRGLPEESFFADAFTSEADK, encoded by the coding sequence ATGACCGACTCCGCCATTCTCCCCCACCAGATCACCGTCCAGCCCAGTGGCCGCCAGTTCGCCACCCAAGGTGCGGAGACCATTCTGGCCGCCGCCATCCGCAGCGGTGTGGGCCTGCCCTATGGCTGCAAGGATGGGGCCTGCGGCTCGTGCAAGTGCAAAAAAATCAGCGGTGCGGTGGTGCACGACAGCCATTCCGACAAGGCGCTGACGCCCGAGGAAGAAGCCCAGGGCTTTGTGCTGACCTGCCGCGCCACGCCGCAGTCCGATGTGGTGTTGGAATCGCGCCAAGTGACGGATGTGAATGCCTTCCCCATCAAGAAGCTGCCGGTGCGCGTGGCCGCCCTGAACCCGCTGTCCCACGATGTGATGCAGCTCAAGCTGCAGCTGCCTGCCAGCGAAAAATTCCGCTATTACGCCGGCCAGTACATCGAATTCATTTTGCGTGATGGCAGCCGCCGCGCCTACTCCATGGCCACGGCCCCGCATCTGCAGGAGACGGCACCCGGCGTGGAACTGCACATCCGCCACATGGCCGGCGGCAAGTTCACCGACCATGTGTTTGCCGGCATGAAGGAAAAAGACATCTTGCGCGTGGAAGGCCCTTTCGGCAGCTTCTTCCTGCGCGAGGACTCGAGCAAGCCCATGGTGATGCTGGCCTCGGGCACGGGCTTTGCCCCCGTCAAGGCGCTGATCGAGCATATCCGCCACCAGGGCATCACCCGCCCCGTGGCCCTGTACTGGGGCGGCCGCCGCCCTGCCGATCTGTATATGCATGCCTGGTTGCAGGAGCAGGCCGCCAGCCTGCCCAGCCTGACCTATGTACCTGTGGTCTCCGATGCCCTGGCCGAAGACGGCTGGACTGGCCGCACCGGCCTGGTGCACCAGGCCGTGCTGGACGACTTTGCCGACCTGTCCGGCCATGAGGTCTATGCCTGCGGTGCCCCCGTCATGGTGGATACGGCCCGCAGCAGCTACACCGCCCAGCGCGGCCTGCCCGAAGAGAGCTTCTTCGCCGACGCCTTCACCTCGGAAGCCGATAAGTAA
- a CDS encoding Bug family tripartite tricarboxylate transporter substrate binding protein, with translation MQRRTLALATAAFAAAAFSPLAQAFGTQQQPIRLIVPFAPGGPLDVTSRALAESVRNTLGTVIIENKAGAGGNIGVDAIAKAAPDGLTIGLSTTATHAVNPWLYSKLPFDADKDFAAITQMVRVPNVLVMNAARAEQLGIHSLADLIKYAKAHPAKLNYGSGGNGSAGHLAGELLKQRAGIHALHIPYRGANPAQLALLAGEVDFNIDNLAAAAPNIKSGKLKALAVTSLQTSPMLPDVPPLANTLKGFAIDTWWGLVAPAATPKDVIAKLNKAFTDALRAPETQTRFKTLLAEPVATTPQQFEDFMAAERAKYKPLVAASGAKVD, from the coding sequence ATGCAGCGTAGAACCCTTGCCCTGGCCACCGCCGCCTTTGCGGCCGCCGCCTTCTCCCCTTTGGCCCAAGCCTTTGGTACCCAGCAACAACCCATCCGCCTGATCGTGCCTTTCGCGCCCGGCGGCCCGCTGGATGTGACCTCGCGCGCCCTCGCCGAGAGCGTGCGCAACACGCTGGGCACGGTGATCATCGAGAACAAGGCCGGCGCCGGCGGCAACATCGGCGTGGACGCCATTGCCAAGGCCGCCCCCGATGGGCTGACCATTGGCCTGTCCACCACCGCCACCCATGCCGTCAACCCCTGGCTGTATTCCAAGCTGCCCTTTGACGCCGACAAGGACTTTGCCGCCATCACCCAGATGGTGCGTGTACCCAATGTGCTGGTGATGAATGCGGCCCGCGCCGAGCAGCTGGGCATTCACAGCCTGGCCGACCTGATCAAGTACGCCAAGGCCCATCCCGCCAAGCTGAACTACGGCAGCGGTGGCAACGGCAGTGCCGGTCACCTGGCGGGCGAGCTGCTCAAGCAGCGCGCCGGCATCCACGCCCTGCATATTCCCTACCGCGGCGCCAACCCGGCCCAACTGGCCCTGCTGGCCGGCGAGGTGGACTTCAACATCGACAACCTGGCCGCCGCCGCCCCCAACATCAAAAGTGGCAAGCTCAAGGCCCTGGCAGTGACCTCGCTGCAGACCTCGCCCATGCTGCCCGACGTGCCGCCGCTGGCCAACACGCTCAAGGGCTTTGCCATCGACACCTGGTGGGGCCTGGTGGCACCGGCCGCCACGCCCAAGGACGTGATTGCCAAGCTGAACAAGGCCTTCACCGACGCCCTGCGCGCCCCGGAAACCCAGACCCGCTTCAAGACCTTGCTGGCCGAGCCTGTGGCCACCACGCCCCAGCAGTTCGAGGACTTCATGGCCGCCGAGCGCGCCAAGTACAAGCCCCTGGTGGCGGCCTCCGGCGCAAAAGTCGATTAA
- a CDS encoding ArnT family glycosyltransferase — translation MDILHTDAFSRTRRRIRGAVSHLAPTPLPWLQWGRRSESVAMALGIALLLAITAWMRPLMLPDEGRYVTVAWEMLRSGDWLTPSLNGLPFFHKPPLFYWVTALALKLGGMHEGAGRAAPLLGAWMAIWSLYLFTRRWYGLQTARYAVAVLLAWPLFYLGGQFANLDMLVAGCITATVLALAHAALCFEQGLPSRRSLLLAYGLAALGVLAKGLIGLVLPALVVGCWLLLRRRWRSIWALCSLPGVLLFALVAVPWFWLMQLRFPDFLHYFFVVQHLQRFAASGFNNVQPWWFYPAVLALSSLPFWLWSRAMWARSYWRVAEQDAIDQAAAQSVRLLMACFAAVVVLFFSWPASKLVGYVLPAVPALAWLMGDAIAMALASHPERRHLWWLSLAVGACASLAVLLYLAQDQRYTARDLGRALAAQHRPSEPVFMVDTYLYDTPFYARLQAPMLLVSPWSEPIVNDNWRKEVKDAAAFLPVQAGRTLLEPGQWQQRLCSTPVSWVVGKAALVQRYPALAAATVVASDQLGQLWRVDLGRPAEAAAWACGSAAPN, via the coding sequence ATGGATATCTTGCACACCGACGCATTTTCGCGCACCCGCCGCCGCATTCGCGGCGCTGTTTCCCATCTGGCTCCCACCCCGCTGCCGTGGCTGCAATGGGGGCGAAGGAGCGAGTCCGTCGCCATGGCGCTGGGCATTGCCTTGCTGCTGGCCATCACCGCATGGATGCGGCCGCTGATGCTGCCTGACGAAGGCCGCTATGTGACCGTGGCCTGGGAGATGCTGCGCTCGGGCGACTGGCTCACGCCCAGCCTCAACGGCCTGCCGTTTTTCCACAAGCCACCGCTGTTTTACTGGGTCACGGCCCTGGCACTGAAGCTGGGTGGCATGCACGAGGGCGCAGGCCGCGCGGCCCCGCTGCTGGGGGCATGGATGGCGATTTGGTCGCTGTATCTGTTCACCCGGCGCTGGTATGGGCTGCAGACGGCGCGCTACGCCGTGGCCGTGCTGCTGGCCTGGCCACTGTTCTATCTGGGCGGGCAGTTTGCCAATCTGGACATGCTGGTGGCTGGCTGCATCACGGCCACCGTGCTGGCCCTGGCCCATGCCGCTTTGTGCTTTGAGCAAGGCCTGCCGTCTCGGCGCAGCCTGCTGCTGGCCTATGGGCTGGCAGCGCTGGGTGTGCTGGCCAAGGGTCTGATCGGCTTGGTGCTGCCGGCCCTGGTGGTGGGCTGTTGGCTGCTGCTGCGCCGCCGCTGGCGCAGTATCTGGGCCTTGTGCTCGCTGCCTGGTGTGCTGTTGTTTGCCTTGGTGGCTGTGCCCTGGTTCTGGCTGATGCAGCTGCGCTTTCCGGATTTTTTGCATTACTTTTTTGTGGTCCAGCATTTGCAGCGCTTTGCCGCCAGCGGTTTCAACAATGTGCAGCCCTGGTGGTTCTACCCCGCCGTGCTGGCCCTCAGCAGCCTGCCTTTTTGGCTGTGGTCACGCGCGATGTGGGCGCGCAGCTATTGGCGTGTGGCGGAGCAGGACGCCATAGACCAGGCCGCCGCACAGTCCGTGCGCTTGCTGATGGCCTGCTTTGCCGCCGTGGTGGTGTTGTTCTTCTCCTGGCCAGCGTCCAAATTGGTGGGCTATGTGCTGCCCGCGGTTCCGGCCCTGGCCTGGTTGATGGGGGATGCCATCGCCATGGCGCTGGCATCCCATCCCGAACGCAGGCATTTGTGGTGGCTGAGCCTGGCCGTCGGCGCTTGCGCGTCGCTGGCCGTGCTGTTGTACCTGGCGCAGGACCAGCGTTACACCGCCCGCGATCTGGGCCGGGCGCTGGCCGCGCAGCACAGGCCGAGCGAGCCGGTGTTCATGGTGGACACCTATTTGTACGACACGCCCTTCTATGCCCGGCTGCAGGCTCCCATGCTGCTGGTGAGCCCCTGGAGCGAGCCCATAGTCAACGACAACTGGCGCAAAGAGGTGAAGGACGCCGCTGCCTTTTTGCCCGTGCAGGCAGGGCGCACGCTGCTGGAGCCGGGTCAGTGGCAGCAGCGCCTGTGCAGCACGCCGGTGAGCTGGGTGGTGGGCAAGGCGGCGCTGGTGCAGCGCTATCCGGCCTTGGCAGCGGCGACTGTGGTCGCCTCCGACCAACTGGGCCAGCTGTGGCGCGTGGACCTGGGGCGGCCGGCAGAAGCTGCGGCCTGGGCTTGTGGCAGTGCTGCACCAAACTGA
- the folK gene encoding 2-amino-4-hydroxy-6-hydroxymethyldihydropteridine diphosphokinase, whose translation MNASAAQAAEQAFIGLGANLGDRGQSLAQAVQAIARLPGTQLAGLSSLYASAPVDASGPDFLNAVAAVQTTLAPLDLLHALQAIELQAGRERPYRNAPRTLDLDVLLHGDLQLNTPELTLPHPRLWERAFVLLPLAELAPALVTPAQLAAVAQQRIALQQAPQAWCPGMLQAAR comes from the coding sequence GTGAATGCATCGGCAGCCCAGGCTGCCGAGCAGGCCTTTATCGGTCTGGGTGCCAACCTGGGGGACCGGGGCCAGTCCCTGGCCCAGGCGGTGCAGGCCATAGCCCGGCTGCCGGGTACACAGCTGGCAGGTCTGTCGTCGCTGTACGCCAGCGCACCGGTTGATGCCAGCGGTCCGGACTTTTTGAACGCGGTGGCGGCGGTACAGACCACGCTGGCACCGCTGGACTTGCTGCACGCGCTGCAGGCCATCGAGCTGCAAGCCGGCCGCGAGCGGCCCTACCGCAATGCCCCGCGCACCCTGGACCTGGATGTGCTGCTGCACGGTGATCTGCAGCTGAACACCCCCGAGCTGACTCTGCCCCATCCCCGTTTGTGGGAGCGGGCCTTTGTGCTGCTGCCGCTGGCCGAGCTGGCCCCGGCCCTGGTCACCCCGGCCCAGCTGGCCGCCGTGGCACAGCAACGCATCGCCCTGCAGCAAGCGCCGCAGGCCTGGTGCCCCGGCATGCTGCAAGCGGCACGCTGA
- the pcnB gene encoding polynucleotide adenylyltransferase PcnB, giving the protein MIKTIIDKLLGKAPAAPRSRKPQFGKREDVPVAVHGIDPELVDRRAVDVVRTLKDAGYEAYIVGGAVRDLLLGLRPKDFDVATDATPEQVKNLFRRAFIIGKRFRIVHVVYGRGREHDVIEVSTFRAFLDNSQAKHVDGNERTSKAQLAHMQHAVDASGRVLRDNVWGPQDQDATRRDFTVNAMYYDPESQVVVDFHKGIQDAQKKVLRMIGDPATRYREDPVRIIRAVRFAAKLSPLGFKLEPKTAKPLIECEHLLSEVPQSRLFDEMLKLLQTGHALSSIAQLKKLGLEKGIYPLLDVVVERADHPFVTAALADTDRRVGEGKPVAPSFLLACVLWQDVKQGWEQRMHRGFHAFPALQEAIDEVFDQRIGDVSGRGKLAADMREIWVMQPRFDKRSGATPFGMVAQGRFRAGFDFMRLRADVGEVEESLANWWQEFQQADDARREDLVAQAREEQRLRQKSAAPAARRSPKKPVTGEDAAPAAAPRADTLDALLPEGDAAAKKRRRRRRKPTGAGGAAGAGEGGE; this is encoded by the coding sequence ATGATCAAGACCATCATCGACAAACTGCTGGGCAAAGCCCCTGCGGCCCCCCGTTCGCGCAAGCCGCAGTTCGGCAAGCGCGAGGACGTGCCAGTGGCCGTGCACGGCATCGACCCGGAGCTGGTTGACCGCCGCGCCGTCGACGTGGTGCGCACCTTGAAGGACGCCGGCTACGAGGCCTATATCGTCGGCGGCGCCGTACGCGACCTGCTGCTGGGTCTGCGCCCCAAGGACTTTGACGTGGCCACCGACGCCACACCCGAGCAGGTGAAAAACCTGTTCCGCCGCGCCTTCATCATCGGCAAGCGCTTTCGCATCGTGCACGTGGTGTATGGCCGCGGGCGTGAGCATGATGTGATCGAGGTCTCCACCTTCCGCGCCTTTTTGGACAACAGCCAGGCCAAGCATGTGGATGGCAACGAACGCACCAGCAAGGCCCAACTGGCCCATATGCAGCATGCGGTGGACGCCAGCGGCCGCGTGCTGCGCGACAACGTCTGGGGCCCGCAGGACCAGGACGCCACGCGCCGCGACTTCACCGTCAACGCCATGTACTACGACCCGGAAAGCCAGGTCGTGGTGGACTTTCACAAGGGCATCCAGGACGCGCAGAAAAAAGTGCTGCGCATGATTGGCGACCCGGCCACGCGCTACCGCGAAGACCCGGTGCGCATCATCCGTGCCGTGCGCTTTGCGGCCAAGCTGTCGCCGCTGGGCTTCAAGCTGGAACCCAAGACCGCCAAGCCCTTGATCGAATGCGAACATCTGCTGAGCGAAGTGCCGCAAAGCCGCCTGTTCGACGAGATGCTCAAGCTGCTGCAGACCGGCCATGCGCTGTCGTCGATTGCGCAGCTGAAAAAGCTGGGCCTGGAAAAAGGCATTTACCCGCTGCTGGATGTGGTGGTGGAGCGTGCCGATCACCCCTTTGTCACCGCCGCTCTTGCCGATACCGACCGCCGTGTGGGCGAAGGCAAGCCCGTGGCCCCCAGCTTCTTGCTGGCCTGCGTGCTGTGGCAAGACGTCAAGCAGGGCTGGGAGCAGCGCATGCACCGAGGCTTTCACGCCTTCCCGGCGCTGCAGGAAGCCATTGACGAGGTGTTTGACCAGCGCATAGGCGATGTCTCCGGCCGCGGCAAGCTGGCCGCCGACATGCGCGAGATCTGGGTCATGCAACCCCGATTTGACAAGCGCAGCGGCGCCACCCCGTTTGGCATGGTGGCCCAGGGGCGCTTCCGTGCAGGCTTTGACTTCATGCGCCTGCGTGCCGATGTGGGCGAGGTCGAGGAATCCCTGGCCAATTGGTGGCAGGAATTCCAGCAGGCCGACGACGCCCGCCGCGAAGACCTGGTGGCCCAGGCCCGTGAAGAGCAGCGTCTGCGGCAAAAAAGTGCAGCGCCTGCTGCACGCCGCAGCCCCAAGAAGCCGGTGACCGGCGAAGATGCGGCCCCCGCTGCAGCCCCGCGTGCCGACACGCTGGACGCGCTGCTGCCCGAGGGTGACGCCGCTGCCAAAAAGCGCCGCCGTCGCCGCCGCAAGCCTACCGGTGCAGGTGGCGCAGCCGGTGCGGGCGAGGGCGGCGAGTGA
- a CDS encoding HAD family hydrolase, with protein sequence MSVSTATQRPRLALFDLDHTLLPLDSDHGWGEFSIDLGWCERAEFGRRNDAFFADYLAGRLDIPDYVRFATEQVVRRGPQAAAEAHARFMDEVIRPAMKPVALQLVQSHLDAGDVVVITSATNAFVVGPIAQAFGVQHVLATELARDASGWYTGEVEGTPNMREGKVVRMTAWLAERGLGWGDVESTFYSDSMNDLPLLEHVDHPVATNPDARLRALAQERGWRVLDLFSETP encoded by the coding sequence ATGTCCGTCTCCACCGCAACGCAGCGCCCTCGATTGGCGCTGTTCGACCTTGACCACACCCTGCTGCCGTTGGATTCCGACCATGGCTGGGGTGAGTTTTCCATTGACCTGGGCTGGTGCGAACGCGCCGAATTTGGCCGCCGCAACGACGCATTCTTTGCCGACTACCTGGCTGGCCGTCTGGACATCCCAGACTACGTGCGCTTTGCCACCGAACAGGTGGTGCGCCGTGGGCCGCAGGCAGCTGCAGAGGCCCATGCGCGCTTCATGGACGAGGTGATCCGCCCCGCTATGAAACCGGTGGCCCTGCAACTGGTGCAGTCCCATCTGGATGCGGGGGATGTGGTGGTCATCACCTCGGCCACGAATGCCTTTGTGGTCGGCCCCATCGCCCAGGCCTTTGGTGTGCAGCATGTGCTGGCGACCGAGCTGGCGCGTGACGCCAGTGGCTGGTACACCGGCGAGGTGGAGGGCACCCCCAATATGCGCGAAGGCAAGGTGGTGCGCATGACGGCGTGGCTGGCCGAGCGCGGCCTGGGTTGGGGCGATGTGGAGTCGACCTTCTACAGCGACTCCATGAACGACCTGCCCCTGCTCGAACATGTGGACCACCCGGTGGCCACCAACCCTGATGCGCGCCTGCGCGCCCTGGCCCAGGAACGTGGCTGGCGCGTGCTGGACCTGTTTAGCGAGACACCATGA
- the hda gene encoding DnaA regulatory inactivator Hda: MRQLALDIGLPTGPSLSRFYEGSNAAVVQHLRSWVGDGVAAASASTPVPTYLWGVSGSGKTHLLKAVHAALREQGAEVGWMDASTGFPPEFDERWAAVIMDDVQQYTPMQQARAFNWFVNAVAPQSGTPRWLLCAGDLPPADLHLRDDLRSRLGWGHVFQLHLLDEFERRAVLRQEADARGVFLSDDVMDYMLKRFSRDLGSLMQLLDMLDGFALRNKRAITIPLLKTMLETE, from the coding sequence ATGAGGCAGCTGGCCCTGGACATCGGCCTGCCCACCGGGCCGTCGCTGTCGCGCTTCTACGAAGGCAGCAATGCCGCCGTGGTCCAGCATCTGCGCAGTTGGGTGGGTGATGGCGTGGCGGCCGCGTCGGCTTCGACGCCCGTGCCCACCTATCTGTGGGGCGTGTCCGGATCGGGCAAGACCCATTTGCTCAAGGCCGTGCATGCGGCCTTGCGCGAGCAGGGGGCCGAAGTGGGCTGGATGGATGCCAGCACGGGCTTTCCGCCCGAATTCGACGAGCGCTGGGCCGCCGTCATCATGGATGATGTGCAGCAGTACACGCCCATGCAGCAGGCCCGCGCCTTCAACTGGTTCGTCAACGCCGTGGCACCGCAATCGGGCACGCCCCGCTGGCTGCTCTGCGCGGGCGACCTGCCACCTGCCGATCTGCATCTGCGCGACGACCTGCGCAGCCGCCTGGGCTGGGGCCATGTGTTCCAGCTGCATCTGCTCGACGAGTTCGAGCGCCGGGCTGTGCTGCGCCAGGAAGCCGACGCCCGGGGCGTGTTCCTGAGCGACGATGTCATGGACTACATGCTCAAGCGTTTTTCGCGTGACCTTGGCAGTCTGATGCAGCTGCTGGACATGCTCGACGGTTTTGCCCTGCGCAACAAGCGCGCCATCACCATTCCGCTGCTCAAGACCATGCTGGAAACCGAATAA
- the purM gene encoding phosphoribosylformylglycinamidine cyclo-ligase has product MSSTTPASTPISYKDAGVDIDAGDALVERIKPLAKKTMREGVMAGIGGFGALFEVPKRYQEPVLVSGTDGVGTKLKLAFEWNMHDTVGIDLVAMSVNDVLVQGAEPLFFLDYFACGKLNVDTAAAVVGGIAKGCELSGCALIGGETAEMPGMYPDGEYDLAGFAVGAVEKSKILTGKNVQPGDVVLGLASHGVHSNGFSLVRKCIERAQAQGSLPASLDGKPFKAAIMEPTRLYVKNVLAALAQHPIKALAHITGGGLLENIPRVLPEGAGVDLKAGSWPQTELFAWLQKTAGIDDVEMNRTFNNGIGMVVVVAADQAEATAATLRGLGESVYAIGQIVERSSGAAVQVR; this is encoded by the coding sequence ATGAGCTCCACCACTCCCGCTTCCACTCCTATTTCCTACAAAGACGCAGGCGTTGACATCGACGCAGGCGACGCCCTGGTCGAGCGCATCAAGCCGCTGGCCAAGAAGACCATGCGCGAAGGCGTGATGGCGGGCATCGGCGGCTTTGGCGCGCTGTTTGAAGTGCCCAAGCGCTACCAGGAACCGGTGCTGGTCTCCGGCACCGACGGCGTGGGCACCAAGCTCAAGCTGGCCTTCGAGTGGAATATGCACGACACCGTGGGCATTGACCTGGTGGCCATGAGCGTCAACGACGTGCTGGTGCAAGGCGCCGAACCGCTGTTCTTTCTGGACTACTTTGCCTGCGGAAAATTGAATGTGGACACCGCCGCTGCTGTGGTGGGCGGCATTGCCAAGGGCTGCGAGCTGTCGGGCTGCGCCCTGATCGGCGGCGAAACCGCTGAAATGCCCGGCATGTACCCCGATGGCGAATACGACCTGGCCGGCTTTGCTGTGGGTGCCGTCGAAAAATCCAAGATCCTGACCGGCAAGAATGTGCAGCCCGGCGACGTGGTGCTGGGCTTGGCCTCGCACGGCGTGCATTCCAACGGTTTCTCGCTGGTGCGCAAGTGCATCGAGCGGGCGCAAGCCCAAGGCAGCCTGCCCGCCTCGCTGGATGGTAAGCCCTTCAAGGCCGCCATCATGGAGCCCACCCGCCTGTACGTGAAGAACGTGCTGGCCGCGCTGGCCCAGCACCCCATCAAGGCCCTGGCCCACATCACCGGCGGCGGTCTGCTGGAAAACATCCCCCGCGTGCTGCCCGAAGGCGCCGGCGTCGACCTGAAGGCCGGCAGCTGGCCCCAGACCGAGCTGTTTGCCTGGCTGCAAAAGACTGCCGGCATCGATGATGTGGAAATGAACCGCACCTTCAACAACGGCATTGGCATGGTGGTGGTGGTGGCGGCCGATCAGGCCGAAGCCACGGCTGCCACGCTGCGCGGCCTGGGCGAGTCGGTCTACGCCATCGGCCAGATCGTGGAGCGCAGCAGCGGCGCCGCCGTCCAGGTTCGCTGA